A genomic stretch from Paraburkholderia dioscoreae includes:
- a CDS encoding ABC transporter ATP-binding protein, with translation MTKSQGAALAAHSLTVGYRDHVVLHGLNLNIAAGRVTALCGPNGCGKSTLLRTLAGLQPALSGSVEVNGVPLASHRRRVLARTLTMLAQFNQIPSGLTVRELVAYGRYAHGGWLRGLSRADHAAIDEALATSGLAADAARDVAALSGGERQRAWIAMALAQQAPIVLLDEPTTYLDIHHQLDILRELRRLNRERGLTIVWVLHELNQAAAYSDDIVLMRAGRIVAQGSPDAMLDPRHLSETFGVPMLKIAHPQTGAPMCVPAYEGEAADLDTASASLHEEATSKDLAA, from the coding sequence ATGACGAAATCGCAGGGCGCGGCGCTCGCGGCGCATTCGCTGACGGTCGGTTATCGCGATCACGTCGTGCTCCACGGTCTGAACCTGAACATCGCAGCCGGCCGCGTCACGGCCTTGTGCGGACCGAACGGCTGCGGCAAAAGCACGTTGTTGCGCACGCTCGCCGGTTTGCAACCGGCGCTGTCCGGCAGTGTCGAAGTCAACGGCGTGCCGCTCGCTTCGCACCGGCGGCGCGTGTTGGCGCGCACGCTGACCATGCTCGCGCAGTTCAACCAGATTCCTTCGGGACTCACCGTGCGCGAACTGGTCGCGTACGGTCGTTACGCGCACGGCGGCTGGCTTCGCGGACTGTCGCGCGCCGACCATGCGGCAATCGACGAAGCGCTCGCCACCAGCGGCCTTGCCGCCGATGCCGCGCGCGACGTCGCCGCGCTTTCGGGCGGCGAACGGCAACGCGCGTGGATCGCAATGGCGCTCGCGCAGCAGGCGCCGATCGTGCTGCTCGACGAGCCGACTACCTACCTCGACATCCATCATCAACTGGACATACTGCGCGAGTTGCGGCGCCTGAATCGTGAGCGCGGCCTCACGATCGTGTGGGTGCTGCACGAGCTGAACCAGGCAGCGGCCTACAGCGACGACATCGTGCTGATGCGCGCCGGCCGCATCGTCGCGCAAGGCTCGCCCGATGCGATGCTCGACCCGCGTCACCTGAGCGAGACCTTCGGCGTGCCGATGCTCAAGATCGCGCACCCGCAAACAGGCGCGCCGATGTGCGTGCCGGCCTATGAAGGCGAAGCGGCGGATCTCGACACGGCTTCCGCCTCGCTTCACGAAGAAGCCACGAGCAAGGACCTCGCCGCATGA
- a CDS encoding collagen-like triple helix repeat-containing protein, which translates to MKKFASRTAIAVATSTLLALYGCGSTLNTPSIGGGGLGGTSGSGTSGTSGTSGTSGTSGTSGTSGTSGTSGTSGTSGTSGTSGTSGTSGTSGTSGTSGTSGTSGTSGTSGTSGTSGTSGTSGTSGTSGTSGTSGTSGTSGTSGTSGTSGTSGTSGTSGTSGTSGTSGTSGTSGTSGTSGTSGTSGTSGTSGTSGTSGTSGTSSTPIGNIITQASNLITAIGTTAADTGTKISGTSVPGVNGATTSNLGNALTDLGNGVKVLGNGTAAGLGTVGSAANPLGPTLTSTSGVVANTGAAVTALGGVVNSLGSGPLKPLSPVTSTLGSVVGGVGSGVTAVGSGLNTALTSAPVQQIETRLSSAINPITTAVSNTTQTLGNATGLGAPLNNLLGTLGNGLNVAGIKVSGATGDQVGKDVGGVGSQLGKTLTSTGGLFTGATTNPLAPITGLLGPLGGLGGASGSGGVSIPPLTGLIGNLGSLGGAAGGTGGAGGAAGLLAPLTGLLGKVGSLGGTSDTGGPLAPVANVVGSLTVNVTGGVSAGGSSGGTAANPVTGLISGLTGGSAGAAGSSGSGNKNPLAPVTNLVGGLLGGVAAAGK; encoded by the coding sequence ATGAAGAAATTTGCCAGTCGGACAGCCATCGCTGTTGCGACATCCACATTGCTCGCGCTCTACGGTTGCGGGTCGACTCTTAACACTCCAAGTATCGGCGGGGGCGGATTGGGTGGTACTTCGGGGTCGGGGACTTCGGGGACTTCCGGCACTTCAGGTACTTCTGGCACCTCTGGCACCTCTGGCACTTCTGGCACCTCTGGCACCTCTGGCACCTCTGGCACCTCTGGCACCTCTGGCACCTCTGGCACCTCTGGCACCTCTGGCACCTCTGGCACCTCTGGCACCTCTGGCACCTCTGGCACCTCTGGCACCTCTGGCACCTCCGGCACCTCCGGCACCTCCGGCACCTCCGGCACCTCCGGCACTTCTGGCACTTCTGGCACTTCTGGCACTTCTGGCACTTCTGGCACTTCTGGCACTTCTGGCACTTCCGGCACTTCCGGCACTTCCGGTACTTCTGGCACCTCTGGCACTTCCGGCACTTCCGGCACTTCCGGCACTTCCGGCACTTCCGGTACTTCCGGTACTTCCGGTACTTCCGGTACTTCCGGTACTTCCGGTACTTCCGGTACTTCCGGTACTTCGGGTACTTCGGGCACCTCTTCCACCCCCATCGGCAACATCATCACTCAGGCCAGTAATCTCATCACAGCCATCGGCACGACAGCCGCCGATACCGGCACCAAGATCAGCGGCACCTCGGTTCCCGGCGTCAACGGCGCAACGACCTCGAACCTCGGCAACGCGCTCACTGACCTCGGCAACGGCGTAAAGGTGCTGGGTAACGGCACCGCCGCGGGCCTCGGCACCGTCGGCAGCGCGGCCAATCCGCTCGGTCCGACGCTGACTTCGACTTCCGGCGTCGTCGCTAATACCGGTGCCGCCGTGACCGCGCTGGGCGGCGTGGTGAACAGTCTCGGCAGCGGCCCGTTGAAACCGCTTTCCCCAGTGACGTCGACGCTGGGCAGCGTCGTCGGCGGTGTGGGCAGCGGCGTCACGGCTGTGGGCTCGGGATTGAATACCGCGCTCACCAGCGCGCCAGTCCAGCAGATCGAAACACGGCTCAGTTCGGCGATCAACCCGATCACCACCGCCGTCTCCAACACGACGCAGACGCTCGGCAACGCGACAGGTCTCGGTGCACCGCTCAACAACCTGCTCGGCACGCTCGGCAACGGACTCAACGTGGCGGGCATCAAAGTGTCGGGCGCCACCGGCGATCAGGTCGGCAAGGACGTCGGCGGCGTCGGGAGCCAATTGGGCAAAACCCTGACGAGCACGGGCGGCCTGTTCACCGGCGCGACCACCAATCCGCTCGCGCCGATCACGGGCTTGCTCGGGCCGCTCGGCGGACTCGGCGGCGCAAGTGGCTCGGGCGGCGTCTCCATCCCGCCGTTGACCGGCCTGATCGGCAACCTCGGATCGCTGGGCGGCGCAGCGGGCGGCACGGGTGGCGCCGGCGGCGCGGCCGGCCTACTCGCGCCGCTGACCGGCCTTCTCGGCAAGGTCGGCTCGCTAGGCGGGACATCGGACACGGGCGGTCCGCTGGCACCCGTCGCCAACGTGGTCGGCTCGTTGACGGTCAACGTCACAGGCGGTGTCAGCGCCGGCGGTTCGTCGGGCGGCACGGCTGCCAATCCGGTGACGGGCCTCATCAGCGGCTTGACTGGCGGCTCGGCCGGCGCCGCAGGCAGCAGCGGCTCGGGTAACAAGAATCCGCTCGCGCCGGTGACCAACCTGGTCGGCGGACTGCTCGGCGGCGTCGCGGCGGCCGGCAAATAA
- a CDS encoding RNA polymerase factor sigma-70, translated as MAEVLVQREPSTAMPISVLSTGGACPPVSRRARAHSHSGDWQKGTLLDVLIDNRPMLVNLARGFVGCASLAEDVVHDVFIKLIDFPDQDAVRQPVAYVTRMVRNASIDAFRRQSLENTYHADEDDGLHVPSPEPSPEAALLVRDTLRHVYNALDQLPPRSRAAFEMVRLREETLQSTARALDVSQTLVHFMVRDAEKHCADCLDACNRGVAGPAFCNGRARRR; from the coding sequence ATGGCTGAGGTGCTCGTCCAGCGAGAGCCTTCAACAGCGATGCCGATATCGGTTCTCAGCACCGGCGGCGCCTGTCCACCCGTTTCGCGGCGCGCCCGCGCCCACTCACATTCGGGCGATTGGCAGAAGGGCACGCTGCTCGACGTGCTGATCGACAATCGCCCGATGCTTGTCAATCTGGCGCGCGGTTTCGTGGGTTGTGCGAGCCTCGCCGAAGACGTGGTGCACGACGTCTTCATCAAGCTGATCGACTTTCCGGATCAGGACGCGGTGCGCCAACCCGTAGCCTACGTAACGCGCATGGTGCGCAACGCGTCGATCGACGCCTTTCGCCGCCAGAGCCTGGAAAACACCTATCACGCCGACGAAGACGACGGCCTGCACGTGCCATCGCCGGAACCTTCGCCGGAAGCCGCGCTGCTCGTGCGGGACACGCTCCGGCACGTCTACAACGCGCTCGACCAGTTGCCGCCGCGCAGCCGCGCCGCATTCGAAATGGTGCGGCTGCGCGAGGAAACGCTGCAAAGCACGGCACGCGCGCTCGACGTCTCGCAAACGCTGGTGCACTTCATGGTGCGCGACGCCGAGAAGCATTGCGCCGATTGCCTCGACGCCTGCAATCGTGGCGTCGCCGGTCCCGCGTTCTGCAACGGGCGCGCGCGTCGGCGGTAA
- a CDS encoding TauD/TfdA family dioxygenase: MTMLSTPQPTLADLTIEPGLPTVVSPRAGAAISLEEAAPLLRAIVDDTLERAGGVLFTGFQVASIDAFQSFAGSFGHPLIGYEFASTPRSQVEGAVYTSTEYPPHRSIPLHNEQSYTREWPLRIWFHCALAARSGGATPIADSRAIYRALDPALVDRFAKRELLYVRNFGQGLDLPWEQAFGSADPRTVERICRARGIECEWRDSEDGELLLRTRERCQAVARHPRTGEHVWFNQANLFHLSSLDEDMQEALIDSVGLENVPRNVYYGDGEPLEADALAEIRGVLDQQRIVFPWLTGDVLMLDNMLSAHARDPFEGPRKVVVAMARSYSEAEGEKRTAAP, translated from the coding sequence ATGACCATGCTTTCGACGCCGCAGCCCACGCTCGCCGATCTGACGATCGAACCGGGCCTGCCGACTGTCGTCTCGCCGCGCGCGGGCGCGGCGATTTCATTGGAGGAAGCAGCGCCGTTGCTGCGCGCGATCGTCGACGACACGCTCGAACGCGCGGGCGGTGTGCTGTTCACCGGTTTCCAGGTAGCCTCGATCGACGCGTTTCAAAGCTTCGCGGGCTCGTTCGGTCATCCGCTGATCGGCTACGAGTTCGCCTCGACGCCGCGCAGCCAGGTGGAAGGCGCGGTGTACACCTCGACGGAATATCCGCCGCATCGCTCGATTCCTTTGCATAACGAACAATCGTACACGCGCGAATGGCCGTTACGTATCTGGTTCCACTGCGCACTGGCCGCGCGTTCAGGCGGCGCGACGCCGATTGCCGATAGCCGCGCGATCTACCGTGCGCTCGATCCGGCGCTGGTCGATCGCTTCGCGAAGCGTGAGCTGCTGTACGTACGCAACTTCGGGCAAGGGCTCGATCTTCCGTGGGAGCAGGCGTTCGGCTCGGCGGACCCGCGCACGGTCGAGCGGATTTGCCGCGCGCGTGGCATCGAATGCGAATGGCGCGATAGCGAGGACGGCGAACTGCTGCTGCGTACGCGCGAGCGCTGCCAGGCGGTGGCACGCCATCCGCGCACGGGCGAGCACGTCTGGTTCAATCAGGCGAACCTGTTCCACCTTTCGTCGCTCGATGAAGACATGCAGGAAGCGCTGATCGATTCGGTCGGCCTCGAAAACGTGCCGCGCAACGTCTATTACGGCGACGGCGAACCGCTCGAAGCGGACGCACTCGCGGAAATCCGCGGCGTGCTCGATCAGCAGCGTATCGTGTTTCCGTGGCTGACCGGCGACGTGCTTATGCTCGACAACATGCTGAGCGCACATGCACGCGACCCGTTCGAAGGGCCGCGCAAGGTCGTGGTGGCGATGGCGCGAAGCTACAGCGAAGCCGAAGGCGAAAAACGGACGGCCGCGCCATGA
- a CDS encoding IS110 family RNA-guided transposase, which yields MEQNEVILGVDTHLDTHVGAVISDTGRLLGTLSVTTDTAGYLNLLTWANSFGSLRRAGVEGTGTYGAGLARVLRDHEIEVLEVNRPDRAMRRSRGKSDPTDAENAARAVLSGRATAIPKEQSGAAEAMRAVSVARRSAVKAKTQAINQLRALLVSAPQEIRDRLLKAKTAECVESCARVRSLGKTPMLQTLTATLRLLAKRWLTLAEELKALDAMLESLTSQHARRLRERFGVGPQTAAVLVAVAGDNPERLKSEAALAALCGTSPLQASSGKTVRHRLNRGGDRSANNALWTIAMVRMRSDPRTRAYVDRRTKEGMSNKEIHRCLKRYIVRELYPLILADLADSTAVA from the coding sequence ACGCATCTGGATACGCATGTGGGGGCTGTGATCAGCGACACAGGCAGGCTACTCGGAACGCTATCGGTAACGACCGACACGGCCGGATATCTCAATCTGCTGACATGGGCGAATTCATTCGGCTCTTTACGGCGCGCTGGAGTTGAAGGGACCGGCACCTACGGAGCGGGATTGGCCCGCGTGCTGCGCGATCACGAGATCGAGGTGCTTGAAGTCAATCGTCCCGATCGCGCGATGCGACGATCTAGAGGCAAGTCCGATCCCACTGATGCCGAGAACGCCGCGCGGGCGGTGCTCTCCGGAAGAGCTACGGCCATTCCAAAGGAACAGTCCGGTGCCGCCGAGGCGATGCGCGCCGTCTCCGTTGCCAGGCGTAGTGCAGTGAAGGCAAAGACGCAGGCTATCAACCAGTTACGCGCTTTGCTCGTGAGTGCCCCTCAGGAAATCCGTGACCGTCTTCTGAAAGCAAAGACGGCAGAATGCGTTGAGAGTTGTGCCCGAGTGCGCTCGTTGGGCAAAACGCCAATGCTGCAAACGCTGACGGCGACGCTGCGACTGCTGGCGAAGCGCTGGTTGACGCTGGCAGAAGAACTCAAAGCGCTCGATGCAATGCTTGAAAGCCTGACAAGCCAGCATGCCCGCCGCCTACGTGAAAGATTCGGCGTCGGCCCGCAGACCGCGGCAGTATTGGTTGCTGTGGCGGGTGACAATCCTGAACGCCTGAAAAGTGAGGCGGCGCTGGCGGCACTCTGCGGCACAAGTCCGTTACAGGCGTCGTCCGGCAAGACGGTCCGCCATCGCTTGAACAGGGGCGGCGACCGGTCTGCAAACAATGCCCTATGGACTATTGCAATGGTACGCATGCGCAGTGATCCGCGTACTCGAGCCTACGTTGATCGCCGGACAAAAGAAGGCATGTCGAACAAGGAAATCCACCGCTGCCTGAAACGCTATATCGTTCGGGAGCTGTACCCGCTCATTCTGGCCGATCTGGCCGATTCGACGGCCGTCGCTTGA
- a CDS encoding MbtH family protein, giving the protein MTQAQQSSSTAAGEADDLAYTVVINDEEQYSIWPSFRDVPAGWREVGVRGPKAECLAHIETVWTDMRPASLRRHMDGTA; this is encoded by the coding sequence ATGACGCAAGCACAGCAGAGTTCCAGCACGGCAGCCGGCGAGGCGGACGATCTCGCCTACACGGTCGTCATCAACGACGAAGAACAGTATTCGATCTGGCCGTCCTTCCGCGACGTGCCGGCCGGCTGGCGCGAAGTGGGCGTGCGCGGCCCGAAGGCCGAATGCCTCGCGCACATCGAGACGGTCTGGACCGATATGCGCCCGGCCAGCTTGCGCCGGCATATGGACGGGACGGCCTGA
- a CDS encoding isoprenylcysteine carboxylmethyltransferase family protein, whose product MNSTFDTVARVHDPRPRSATPFSIGLLGIAVGLLTLWLLRDSSSLDGATRSTVACLAIIATIAAYELFVARVYLRPSAGLASRAVRPLSIVRVELRLAALASVYAGIGALYWLLPEYHGAFYNPFWSLLGTLAPYALIAAPFYFAWMDRHQRETDDAYLLWARYLFRGGRPANWRPVREMLAGWMVKAFFLPLMIVYLSTNADHLNASLTTALNAPFSLATFRFVYDLSFAMDLMFGTVGYICTLRILDSHVRSAEPTTLGWLVALICYQPFWSLISNQYIHYEGSVFWDNWLISMPVVRIVWGAVIVALLLCYALATISFGLRFSNLTNRGIITSGPYRFTKHPAYIAKNLSYWMVTVPFIEPLGWRAAVTHCAALLAVNMLYFLRAKTEEKHLMNDPEYREYAEWIARNGVFARLVRVFD is encoded by the coding sequence ATGAACTCCACATTCGATACCGTCGCGCGCGTGCACGACCCGCGGCCCCGCTCGGCGACACCTTTTTCGATCGGCCTGCTCGGGATCGCCGTCGGATTGCTCACTCTCTGGTTGCTGCGCGACAGCAGCTCGCTCGATGGCGCGACGCGCAGCACCGTCGCCTGTCTGGCCATCATCGCCACAATTGCCGCTTACGAGCTGTTCGTCGCGCGCGTCTATTTGCGCCCGAGCGCCGGCCTCGCGAGCCGGGCGGTGCGGCCGCTGAGCATCGTGCGCGTCGAATTGCGCCTCGCGGCTCTGGCCTCGGTGTATGCGGGCATCGGCGCGCTTTACTGGCTGCTGCCCGAATATCACGGCGCCTTCTACAACCCGTTCTGGTCGCTGCTCGGTACGCTCGCGCCTTATGCGCTCATCGCGGCGCCCTTCTATTTTGCGTGGATGGACCGGCATCAGCGCGAAACCGATGACGCGTACCTGCTATGGGCGCGCTACCTATTCCGCGGCGGGCGTCCCGCGAACTGGCGCCCGGTGCGCGAGATGTTGGCGGGCTGGATGGTGAAGGCGTTCTTCCTTCCGCTGATGATCGTCTACCTGTCCACCAATGCGGATCACCTCAACGCGTCGTTGACCACCGCGCTGAACGCGCCGTTTTCGCTCGCGACATTCCGATTCGTGTACGACCTGTCGTTCGCAATGGACCTGATGTTCGGCACCGTGGGTTACATCTGCACGTTGCGCATACTCGACAGTCACGTGCGCAGCGCGGAGCCGACGACGTTGGGTTGGCTCGTTGCACTGATCTGCTATCAGCCGTTCTGGTCGCTCATCTCGAACCAGTACATTCACTACGAAGGCTCGGTGTTCTGGGACAACTGGCTTATTTCGATGCCGGTTGTGCGAATCGTGTGGGGCGCGGTCATCGTCGCTTTGCTGCTGTGCTATGCGCTTGCGACTATCTCGTTCGGTTTGCGGTTTTCGAATTTGACGAATCGCGGGATCATTACTTCGGGACCTTATCGGTTCACCAAGCATCCCGCTTATATCGCGAAGAATCTGTCTTACTGGATGGTGACGGTGCCGTTTATCGAGCCGCTGGGATGGCGAGCGGCGGTGACACATTGCGCGGCGCTACTGGCTGTGAATATGCTTTATTTCTTGCGGGCTAAGACAGAAGAAAAGCATTTGATGAATGATCCGGAGTATCGGGAGTACGCGGAGTGGATTGCGCGGAATGGGGTGTTTGCTAGGTTAGTGCGAGTGTTTGATTGA